Part of the Phaeodactylum tricornutum CCAP 1055/1 chromosome 5, whole genome shotgun sequence genome is shown below.
AGCAAGTCGTCGGAAGGCATGGCCAGAGATTAATATTGGAGGCGCAATCGGTAAACCTGGAGCTaggctgacagtgaatgttGAATGGACAGACAGTAATTTTATACCGGGCTTATGGTTCTCGCCCTCGTTCCTCGTCCTAACGTGAAGAGAAAATGTGAGATAGAGAAACTGGAATGACCCGAGGAATGACTTTTTATTGTGCAGCCGTCCGCCACAGCAAAGACCCGTCTGGCAGTAGTGGCACCGACAAAAGTAGCACGCGAGGCGTAAAAGAAAACAGGACAGGCCCTCCCACAAAACCACAATCCAGACAGAGATGAAAGTAAGCACAAGAACAAAACGAGCTGTCGACCATGGCGCCCTCCGCGGAGAGCATTGAAATGGTTGTTGAAGGATATACTTCAACAGACAAAAATTACTCCATAATTTCCCTATAtacctttttggaaaaaaggaTTTCCGAAGAGCAGCTTCAAAATATTCAGAGTGAACTCGAGGCTGTGCTACAGCGATACGATGCGCGAGGTACAGTGCTGGTAGCTTGCGAAGGAATCAATGGTACCATCAGCGTCCCGCATTGTTACCAACGAGACGTTTTATTGGAACTCGACAATCATTTTCCAACTCTCCGAAGACGGTTGTCCTATCACGACGAACACGTTTTCTTTCGGTTGCGCGTCCGCGTCAAACCCGAGATCGTCACGATGGGCTCACTTCCCTCCGACATGATTTTGGATGTAGCAAATGATGTTGGCGCATACGTCCCACCTGGACCGGAATGGGATGCCCTTCTACTAGATCCCGAGTGTGCGGTGATCGATACCCGCAACGATTACGAAATCAAAATTGGTACATTTCACAACGCCATCAATCCTCATACAAATTCTTTTACGGAGTTTCCAGCGCAGCTGAAAATCATTATCCAGGAGAGAAAACCCAAAAAGATAGCGATGTTTTGTACGGGTGGAATCCGGTGCGAAAAGGCAACATCTTATGCCTTGCAACTTATTGCAACGGATCCAGATATTCCCAATATTCCCGTGTACCATCTTGAGGGAGGTATCTTGGCATATCTGCAAATCGTGCCACCTCTCCATTCCTCTTTTCGAGGCGAGTGCTATGTATTCGACCGACGGACCGCCCTCTCTCACGGACTGAATCCATCTAGCTGCTACCAGACTTGCCACGTTTGTCGACATCCCTTGACGACGGAGGATCGTGCTGGTGTCACTTTTCAGGAGGGAATCTCTTGTATGTATTGTGCAGGTGACTCTTCGCGCAACCGAGACCGTCATGCTGAGCGTCAGCGTCAGTTGGACCTTTCAAAAGATAAGATGCATCTTCAGCAGCAACGCGGTAGACCCCGCAGCAAGAACGAATCCATCACAGTCTAAAGACGTAAGGAAAACAGGACGCAGTAAACATATAGACTGCATACTATAAATCATTACCGTTTGTCCATTACAATTCGCGGGTTCCTGTCACTCCCGATATACCTTGTGGCAGGTTACGCGAAAGCCGATCACGAATTTCCTGGGCCGGAAAGGCGCTAAATCGTGAGGCCGAGCTCTGAAAAGCTTTACCGTCCACATCCGTGCCAGTCCAAACCACATAAAGTATGATATCACATTCGGTACCTGAGTTTCCCACGATAGTGTTGCATGTTTCCTCCGGGACGAAACAACCTCCGGTCGGCTGCCCGGACGTCGCCCGGGTCTGCGGAATTCCATTGAAATCAAAAGTTATCTCGTCACACTCGCCGCCACCGCAAAACACGCAAGCATCGTCCCATGCAATACCAGTCACACGTCCCGCGTCGACATTAATAATTGCCGTCAAAAAGGGATAGATGCGCGTCATTTGACGATCGTAGTAGACGCGCAAAAATGACAGGGCGTTTTGAGAGACGACACCTAGAGTTATGTTGGCTTCGTCAAAAATAGAGTCATCCGAAAATGGAACGAGATTCTGGTACGCTGATAAGGCCAATAAGAAAGTTCCGTTAGGTAAGTTGTTTCGATCACTGGAAGCACAATATTCTTAGCCTTCCAACTAGCTTCCGGATGACTCGTCAAGTTACCTACAGTTTGGCACGTGAAAGCGTGAATACTTATCTGCTTCGGGAGAAAATACGACACGTGTGT
Proteins encoded:
- a CDS encoding predicted protein, which gives rise to MAPSAESIEMVVEGYTSTDKNYSIISLYTFLEKRISEEQLQNIQSELEAVLQRYDARGTVLVACEGINGTISVPHCYQRDVLLELDNHFPTLRRRLSYHDEHVFFRLRVRVKPEIVTMGSLPSDMILDVANDVGAYVPPGPEWDALLLDPECAVIDTRNDYEIKIGTFHNAINPHTNSFTEFPAQLKIIIQERKPKKIAMFCTGGIRCEKATSYALQLIATDPDIPNIPVYHLEGGILAYLQIVPPLHSSFRGECYVFDRRTALSHGLNPSSCYQTCHVCRHPLTTEDRAGVTFQEGISCMYCAGDSSRNRDRHAERQRQLDLSKDKMHLQQQRGRPRSKNESITV